In candidate division KSB1 bacterium, a single window of DNA contains:
- a CDS encoding glycosyltransferase family 2 protein — protein sequence MTGIDDIAVVIPAYNAGEKLALVLSKTLTIIPKSQVIVVNDGSTDETHEVAAQNGVQLIRHERNRGKGAALKSGFERALAMPEIQAVVTMDADGQHDSAHLGEFIRAFRQTPVDLIIGCRQLRWPPMPLFRVLSNRITSALVSQRLGIKIPDSQSGYRLHSRRLLEQVKPETDGYEMESELLIKAVRSGMKLGFIPIATIYSSETSHIHGGRDTWRFVQMWFAQEK from the coding sequence ATGACCGGTATTGACGATATTGCCGTCGTGATTCCTGCTTACAATGCCGGCGAAAAATTGGCGCTTGTTCTTTCAAAAACGCTCACGATCATCCCGAAAAGCCAAGTCATCGTCGTAAATGACGGCTCAACTGATGAAACGCATGAAGTCGCGGCACAAAACGGCGTGCAGTTGATCCGGCACGAACGAAATCGTGGAAAAGGCGCGGCGCTTAAAAGCGGTTTTGAACGCGCGCTCGCTATGCCGGAAATCCAAGCGGTCGTCACAATGGACGCCGACGGCCAACACGATTCGGCGCATCTGGGAGAATTTATCCGCGCTTTTCGCCAAACGCCGGTAGATTTGATCATTGGTTGTCGCCAACTGCGCTGGCCGCCGATGCCGCTGTTTCGCGTCCTGAGCAACCGCATCACCAGCGCGCTTGTCTCGCAGCGGTTGGGAATAAAAATACCCGACAGCCAAAGCGGTTACCGGCTGCATTCACGGCGGCTGTTGGAGCAGGTCAAACCGGAGACCGATGGCTATGAAATGGAATCCGAGCTGCTCATTAAAGCTGTCCGGTCGGGCATGAAGCTTGGATTCATTCCCATTGCAACGATTTATTCGAGCGAAACCAGTCACATTCACGGCGGGCGCGACACCTGGCGATTCGTGCAAATGTGGTTCGCACAAGAAAAGTAA
- a CDS encoding lamin tail domain-containing protein, with protein MMFIVSSVYSRQAAKTIVINEIVTDPQRDWNDSAGGNGVAFDRTPGSGTITDTDEWLELFNAGSTAVDLTEGAGWSIEFINGTTALLNFKTPGSTVLRFSAGGAVTNFKTGEYLVVGNPPGAINNNVFIVLKDASGAVVDDVEIGDDFEGDGNGDGAPDGGADGGNATSPADEAVARVPNAVDTGNDIADFAQQLATIGFSNDSTGTPMTQVKNNTSPPPNGFVLYENHPNPFNPTTKIKFSVPEAATVVLTIHNLKGQELARLFEGELAAGEYQRDWNAAQHVTGIYFARLAAAGKVSGAQVNRVKKMLLAK; from the coding sequence ATGATGTTCATCGTCTCATCCGTCTATTCCCGTCAGGCTGCCAAAACCATTGTGATCAACGAAATCGTCACAGATCCGCAGCGCGATTGGAACGACAGCGCCGGCGGCAACGGCGTGGCGTTCGATCGCACGCCCGGCAGCGGCACGATTACGGATACCGACGAATGGCTCGAACTGTTCAACGCCGGCTCAACTGCGGTCGATCTCACCGAAGGCGCAGGCTGGTCGATTGAGTTTATCAACGGCACGACGGCGCTGTTGAATTTCAAAACCCCCGGCAGCACGGTGCTGCGATTCAGCGCCGGCGGCGCGGTGACGAATTTTAAAACGGGCGAATATCTCGTCGTCGGCAATCCCCCCGGGGCGATCAACAACAACGTTTTTATTGTTTTGAAAGACGCCAGCGGCGCGGTGGTGGATGATGTGGAGATCGGCGACGATTTCGAAGGCGACGGCAACGGCGACGGCGCGCCGGACGGCGGCGCTGATGGCGGCAACGCCACGAGCCCGGCGGATGAAGCGGTGGCGCGCGTTCCGAACGCGGTTGATACCGGTAATGACATCGCCGATTTCGCGCAGCAGCTCGCCACCATCGGCTTCTCGAATGACAGCACCGGAACGCCGATGACGCAGGTTAAAAACAACACCTCGCCGCCGCCAAACGGTTTTGTGCTTTACGAGAATCATCCGAATCCGTTTAATCCAACCACCAAAATCAAATTCAGCGTGCCGGAAGCCGCGACCGTCGTGTTGACTATTCACAACCTCAAAGGCCAGGAACTGGCGCGGCTGTTCGAAGGCGAGCTGGCCGCCGGCGAATACCAGCGCGATTGGAATGCGGCCCAGCACGTGACGGGAATCTATTTCGCGCGTTTGGCCGCTGCCGGCAAAGTCTCCGGCGCACAGGTCAATCGCGTGAAGAAAATGTTGCTGGCAAAATAA
- a CDS encoding amidohydrolase, whose translation MLILIPPAGLWGQTKKLPALKQEALQEVDKLKDFTQQMVDMIFSFGELGFQEFETSRYITTILRENGFSVEEGVSGMPTAWVARWGRGKPVIAFGSDIDCIPKASQKPGVAYHDPIIEGAPGHGEGHNSGQAVNVTAALVLKRLMEREKIAGTLMLWPGVAEEQLGAKAYFARDGVMKDVDAVLFTHVSDNLGVSFGPDSSGTGLVSVEYTFKGSSAHSAGAPWRGRSALDAVELMNIGWNFRREHLRLSQRSHYVISNGGDQPNVVPPLATVWYYFREVDYENIKKSFEIGNKIAQAAAMMTDTEVSWRILGAAWPRHFNKPIALAMYDNIKQVGLPSWSEEDQTLAKALQRELGNKEVNGLKTKLTDPPALYKGRNFGGGSDDIGDISWTVPTVTLRFPSNIPDLPGHHWANAVAMATPIAHKGATAGAKVMALTTLDLLLNPKLVEQAWDYFRNEQGKETQYQSFLSAEDKPSIHLNREIMAKYRPEMRKYYFDPSKHKTYLEQLGITYPTIRKSADNKTQ comes from the coding sequence ATGCTCATTCTGATTCCACCTGCCGGTTTGTGGGGACAAACCAAAAAACTTCCCGCGCTCAAACAAGAAGCTCTTCAAGAAGTCGACAAGCTGAAAGATTTCACCCAGCAAATGGTCGACATGATTTTCAGCTTCGGGGAACTGGGGTTTCAGGAATTCGAAACCTCGCGTTATATCACCACGATTCTCCGCGAGAATGGCTTCAGCGTTGAAGAGGGCGTATCGGGCATGCCGACGGCGTGGGTGGCGCGTTGGGGACGAGGCAAGCCGGTGATTGCCTTCGGCAGCGATATCGATTGCATTCCCAAGGCCTCGCAAAAACCGGGTGTCGCCTATCACGATCCGATCATCGAGGGGGCGCCGGGACACGGCGAGGGCCACAATTCCGGGCAGGCGGTGAATGTCACCGCGGCGCTGGTTTTAAAACGCTTGATGGAACGCGAGAAGATTGCGGGCACGCTGATGTTGTGGCCGGGCGTGGCGGAAGAGCAACTCGGGGCCAAGGCTTATTTCGCACGCGACGGCGTGATGAAGGACGTCGACGCGGTGTTGTTCACACATGTGAGCGACAACCTCGGCGTTTCATTCGGGCCGGACAGCAGCGGCACCGGCTTGGTTTCGGTTGAATATACGTTCAAAGGCAGCTCGGCGCATTCTGCCGGCGCGCCGTGGCGGGGCCGCAGCGCGTTGGATGCGGTGGAATTGATGAACATCGGCTGGAATTTTCGCCGTGAGCATTTGCGCCTGTCGCAGCGCAGTCATTACGTGATTTCAAACGGCGGTGATCAGCCCAACGTCGTGCCGCCGCTGGCAACCGTGTGGTATTATTTTCGCGAAGTCGATTACGAGAACATCAAAAAATCATTTGAAATCGGCAATAAAATCGCGCAAGCGGCGGCGATGATGACGGACACGGAAGTGAGCTGGCGGATTTTGGGCGCGGCGTGGCCGCGGCATTTCAACAAACCCATCGCGCTGGCAATGTATGACAACATCAAGCAGGTCGGCCTGCCGTCATGGAGCGAAGAAGATCAAACGCTGGCCAAGGCGCTGCAACGCGAGCTGGGCAACAAGGAAGTCAACGGTTTGAAAACAAAGCTCACCGATCCTCCGGCGCTGTACAAAGGCCGGAATTTCGGCGGCGGCTCGGATGACATCGGCGATATTTCGTGGACCGTCCCGACCGTCACCCTGCGCTTTCCCTCCAATATTCCCGATCTGCCGGGGCATCATTGGGCGAACGCCGTGGCGATGGCGACGCCGATTGCGCACAAAGGCGCGACAGCCGGTGCGAAAGTGATGGCGCTCACCACTCTCGATTTGTTGCTGAATCCCAAGCTGGTGGAGCAGGCATGGGATTATTTTAGAAACGAACAGGGCAAGGAGACACAATACCAATCGTTTCTCAGCGCCGAGGACAAGCCGTCGATCCATTTGAACCGCGAGATCATGGCGAAGTACCGTCCGGAAATGCGAAAATACTATTTCGATCCCAGCAAGCACAAAACTTATTTGGAGCAATTGGGCATCACGTATCCGACGATACGAAAAAGCGCGGACAATAAAACGCAATAA
- a CDS encoding gamma-glutamyltransferase family protein gives MWWVMALLAMNNMTYAQTEKPVLHGRHWMAITGKPLAATAGAKIFEAGGNAIDATCAMLAATCTMWDVLSWGGETQALIYNPKTKNVIGVNALGVAPTGATPEFFKKKKMRYPPEHGPLAAVTPGTPGGLMTMLAEFGTMSLKQVLAPAMQMAEGYPIEAQTANSIEREKEKIKQWPYSKKVFLPHLGEKREAPQPGEIFRQPDLLGTLQKLVDAEQQALAAGKSRKEAIDAAYERFYKGDIAQEFVRGSREQGGLITMEDLANWKVYLEAPVMTTYKGIEVYKLNCWVQGPVMLQALNILENFDLKAMGYNSARYIHALYQTMNLVFADRDFYYGDPYFPPEEPIKGLLSKAYAQERLKQIDWEKNDPEVKPGDPYPFEGRKNPYLHFLQKWSNVDTTKTSRLNNESFFAGTTSIQAADKEGWVVSVTPSGGWIPACIAGNTGIGMSQRMQSFVLNESENPFNVVAPGKRPRATLTPTIAMKDGKPFLAFSVQGGDTQDQNLLQFFLNVVEFGMNVQQACEAPNITSFQMRDSFGMHETFPGRLTLNEQMPPWVRSELAKMGYKLSYNKKTSGPITAIYFDWQHGTFWGGASNYGEDYGIAW, from the coding sequence ATGTGGTGGGTAATGGCGCTGCTAGCCATGAACAACATGACCTACGCCCAAACCGAGAAGCCGGTTTTGCATGGCCGGCATTGGATGGCGATTACCGGCAAGCCGCTGGCGGCCACTGCCGGCGCGAAAATTTTCGAGGCCGGCGGCAATGCGATCGATGCGACCTGCGCCATGCTTGCCGCCACCTGCACCATGTGGGATGTCTTGAGCTGGGGCGGAGAAACGCAGGCGCTGATTTATAATCCCAAAACGAAAAACGTAATCGGCGTCAATGCGCTTGGCGTGGCGCCGACCGGCGCGACGCCGGAATTTTTCAAGAAGAAAAAAATGCGCTATCCGCCGGAGCATGGCCCGCTGGCGGCGGTGACGCCCGGCACGCCCGGCGGCCTGATGACGATGCTGGCCGAATTTGGCACGATGAGCCTGAAGCAGGTGCTGGCGCCGGCCATGCAAATGGCGGAAGGTTATCCGATTGAAGCGCAAACCGCCAACAGCATCGAGCGCGAAAAGGAGAAAATCAAACAGTGGCCGTATTCCAAAAAAGTTTTTCTGCCGCATCTCGGCGAAAAACGTGAAGCCCCGCAGCCGGGAGAAATTTTCCGCCAGCCGGATTTGCTCGGCACGCTGCAAAAATTGGTCGATGCCGAGCAGCAAGCGCTGGCAGCCGGCAAGAGCCGGAAAGAGGCGATTGACGCGGCTTACGAGCGCTTTTACAAAGGCGACATCGCCCAGGAATTTGTCCGCGGCTCGCGCGAGCAGGGCGGTCTCATCACAATGGAAGATTTGGCCAATTGGAAGGTTTATCTCGAAGCGCCGGTGATGACGACCTACAAGGGCATCGAAGTTTACAAGCTGAATTGTTGGGTGCAAGGCCCGGTCATGCTGCAAGCGCTCAATATCTTGGAGAATTTTGATCTGAAAGCAATGGGCTACAACAGCGCGAGGTACATTCATGCGCTTTATCAAACCATGAACCTGGTGTTTGCCGACCGCGATTTTTATTATGGCGATCCCTATTTCCCGCCGGAGGAGCCGATCAAGGGCTTGCTTTCCAAAGCCTACGCGCAAGAGCGCCTCAAGCAAATTGATTGGGAAAAGAATGATCCCGAAGTCAAGCCGGGCGATCCCTATCCGTTCGAAGGCAGGAAAAATCCGTATCTGCATTTTTTGCAAAAGTGGTCGAATGTTGACACGACCAAAACTTCCCGCCTGAATAACGAAAGTTTTTTTGCCGGCACCACCTCGATTCAAGCCGCGGACAAGGAAGGCTGGGTGGTTTCGGTGACGCCCAGCGGCGGCTGGATTCCGGCGTGCATTGCGGGCAACACCGGCATCGGCATGAGCCAGCGCATGCAGAGCTTTGTGCTGAACGAGAGCGAGAATCCTTTTAATGTGGTGGCGCCGGGCAAACGGCCGCGCGCGACGCTGACGCCGACCATCGCGATGAAAGATGGCAAACCTTTTCTCGCCTTTTCCGTGCAGGGCGGCGACACGCAAGATCAAAACCTGCTGCAATTTTTCCTGAACGTGGTGGAGTTCGGCATGAACGTGCAGCAGGCCTGCGAAGCGCCGAACATCACCAGCTTTCAGATGCGGGACTCGTTCGGCATGCACGAAACTTTTCCCGGCAGGCTGACGCTGAACGAGCAAATGCCGCCGTGGGTGCGCAGCGAATTGGCTAAAATGGGCTACAAGCTCAGTTACAACAAAAAAACTTCCGGCCCGATCACGGCGATTTATTTTGATTGGCAGCACGGCACATTCTGGGGCGGCGCGAGCAATTACGGGGAGGATTACGGGATAGCGTGGTGA
- a CDS encoding amidohydrolase family protein → MPAYLFLILSFLLFNPSLFAQEQKTLVLRNLSLVALGGNAEMRGQDIFIQGEKITSIRFTGRTVPAEALVVDCTGQWALPGLIDTHVHLALRDVRWPEDEQEFVELLAGGVTTVFDLGGRLETLKDIKKRSQTQAWIGPRVLHCGSPLFSARLAGLDSATQRFIVKNANAVKTAIRQLKIDGVDAIKIDSNVPADLTKAAIEEAHAQGLLAVGHLVATSFQEAAKARIDLLEGVSGLVTDYISASDRKELAQRWFPAYVMAWEKVPLDRTARSKMQFLASNAVFFTPSLATELWILQTEMPGRQAALAEQTAKKFTGMLRLAFDLQVPLLAGSDYGIHKNDRRSLHDELESWVAAGLEPRFALEAATTNASHALRLSDRLGELAAGKFADIVVVDQNPLSNLQVLREPSMIIRAGKLYRREELKNRLRPHRRDEREIRAVLEQQERAWNDFDLERYMRGYWKNDSTVFASGGDVMRGWDMLLARYKKSYDTIEKMGQLKFAVQQIDFMGEAWAKVFGEWKLFPKAEKNNATPQLMSRGLFTLIFQRLPEGWRIVHEHTSVASIPPVTSEPPAKTKK, encoded by the coding sequence ATGCCTGCTTATCTTTTTCTCATCCTTTCTTTTTTGCTTTTCAATCCGTCTCTTTTCGCACAGGAACAGAAAACGCTGGTGTTGCGAAATCTCTCGCTGGTGGCGCTGGGCGGCAACGCGGAAATGCGGGGGCAGGACATTTTCATCCAGGGCGAAAAAATCACCTCGATTCGGTTCACCGGTCGAACCGTGCCCGCCGAGGCGCTGGTCGTCGACTGCACCGGGCAGTGGGCCTTGCCCGGCCTCATCGACACGCATGTGCACCTCGCGCTGCGCGATGTGCGCTGGCCGGAAGACGAGCAAGAGTTTGTCGAGCTGCTCGCCGGCGGCGTCACCACTGTCTTCGATCTCGGCGGCCGCCTTGAAACATTGAAAGATATAAAAAAACGATCTCAAACGCAAGCGTGGATTGGCCCGCGCGTTTTGCATTGCGGCAGCCCGCTGTTCAGCGCCCGCCTCGCCGGATTGGATTCGGCCACCCAACGTTTCATTGTCAAAAACGCCAACGCAGTGAAAACCGCCATCCGCCAGCTCAAAATCGACGGCGTGGACGCGATTAAAATCGATTCCAATGTTCCGGCGGATTTGACCAAAGCCGCGATTGAGGAAGCGCATGCCCAGGGCTTGCTGGCGGTTGGCCATCTCGTTGCCACGTCATTTCAAGAAGCCGCCAAAGCGCGAATTGATTTGCTCGAAGGCGTCAGCGGATTGGTGACGGATTATATCAGCGCCAGCGATCGCAAGGAGCTGGCGCAGCGATGGTTTCCGGCTTATGTGATGGCGTGGGAAAAAGTGCCGCTCGATAGAACCGCGCGCAGCAAAATGCAATTCCTGGCGAGCAACGCGGTTTTCTTTACGCCGTCGCTGGCCACCGAGCTGTGGATTTTGCAAACCGAGATGCCGGGGCGGCAAGCGGCATTGGCCGAACAAACGGCGAAAAAATTTACCGGCATGTTGCGCCTGGCGTTCGATCTGCAAGTGCCGCTTCTTGCCGGCTCTGATTACGGCATTCACAAGAATGATCGCCGGAGTTTGCATGACGAATTGGAAAGCTGGGTCGCCGCCGGTCTCGAGCCGCGCTTTGCCCTCGAAGCCGCCACCACCAACGCCAGCCACGCGCTGCGGCTGTCGGATCGTCTCGGCGAGCTGGCTGCCGGCAAGTTCGCCGATATTGTTGTTGTCGATCAAAACCCGCTCTCGAATCTTCAAGTCTTGCGTGAGCCCAGCATGATCATTCGCGCCGGCAAACTTTATCGCCGCGAGGAATTGAAAAACCGCCTGCGGCCGCATCGCCGCGATGAGCGCGAAATCCGCGCCGTTTTGGAACAGCAGGAGCGCGCCTGGAATGATTTCGACCTCGAACGCTACATGCGGGGCTATTGGAAAAATGATTCCACGGTGTTTGCCTCCGGCGGCGATGTCATGCGCGGCTGGGACATGCTCTTGGCGCGCTACAAAAAAAGCTATGACACCATCGAGAAAATGGGGCAGCTCAAATTTGCCGTGCAACAAATTGATTTCATGGGCGAAGCGTGGGCAAAAGTTTTCGGCGAATGGAAACTCTTCCCCAAAGCCGAAAAAAATAACGCAACGCCACAGCTGATGTCGCGCGGGCTGTTTACGCTGATCTTTCAGCGCTTGCCGGAAGGTTGGAGGATCGTGCATGAACATACTTCGGTGGCGAGCATCCCGCCAGTCACATCAGAGCCACCGGCAAAAACAAAAAAGTGA
- a CDS encoding sigma-70 family RNA polymerase sigma factor — protein sequence MQKMRTAEQTNATLQPGLTEAELIAGCRAGNHQALAELVKRYHGAVLRVCVSLLGSRDVEDLVQDIFIKILRRIDSFEGRASLFTWIYEITANHCRDELRRRKYRRWFSLQSLPAETVEQIKANEASASDQLERDELHGQLRRALNQLEPKYRELVVLRDLEGLSYEEIAKLNKMAVKLVKSRLFQARKILTSKMKKIAEGYHE from the coding sequence ATGCAAAAAATGCGGACCGCGGAGCAGACAAACGCAACGCTTCAGCCAGGACTGACGGAAGCGGAGTTGATCGCCGGCTGCCGCGCCGGCAATCATCAGGCGCTCGCCGAGTTGGTCAAGCGTTATCATGGTGCGGTGCTGCGGGTTTGTGTCTCGCTGCTCGGCAGCCGCGATGTTGAAGATTTGGTTCAAGATATTTTCATCAAAATTTTGCGGCGGATCGACTCGTTTGAGGGCCGGGCGTCGCTGTTCACGTGGATTTATGAAATCACCGCAAACCATTGCCGCGACGAATTGCGCCGGCGCAAATACCGCCGCTGGTTTTCGCTGCAAAGCCTGCCGGCAGAAACCGTCGAGCAGATCAAGGCAAATGAGGCCTCGGCGAGCGATCAACTGGAGCGCGACGAATTGCACGGGCAACTGCGCCGGGCTTTAAATCAATTGGAACCCAAGTATCGTGAGCTGGTTGTGCTGCGCGATTTGGAAGGGTTGAGTTACGAGGAAATCGCCAAGCTCAACAAAATGGCGGTGAAGCTGGTGAAATCGCGCCTTTTTCAAGCGCGCAAAATTTTGACGTCAAAAATGAAAAAAATTGCGGAGGGTTATCATGAGTGA
- a CDS encoding zf-HC2 domain-containing protein, with amino-acid sequence MSEPVNSGSHVDEASLWQWRDGDLSAAQRADVQNHFEHCAWCRQRAEEIEALFQNMRTMHHAVQPTLAEQMRLRRALEKQFTFEDIPNVLTDASRQLVRWLAPAVAILAALFVFWRQETNQTTDAVISLLPETPESQLLLADSDEQLQQAMWELALNLDETQR; translated from the coding sequence ATGAGTGAACCGGTCAACAGCGGGTCGCATGTGGATGAGGCGAGCCTGTGGCAATGGCGTGACGGCGATTTGAGCGCAGCGCAGCGCGCCGACGTTCAAAATCATTTCGAGCATTGTGCCTGGTGCCGGCAGCGCGCCGAGGAGATTGAAGCCCTCTTTCAAAACATGCGGACGATGCATCATGCCGTGCAGCCGACGCTGGCGGAGCAAATGCGCTTGCGGCGCGCCCTCGAGAAACAATTTACTTTTGAGGACATCCCCAACGTTTTGACCGACGCCAGCCGTCAACTCGTGCGCTGGTTGGCGCCGGCCGTGGCGATTTTAGCGGCGCTGTTCGTGTTTTGGCGGCAAGAGACCAACCAGACGACCGACGCGGTGATCAGCTTATTGCCTGAAACGCCGGAATCACAGCTTTTGCTCGCCGACAGTGACGAGCAATTGCAGCAGGCGATGTGGGAGCTGGCGTTGAATCTTGATGAAACGCAAAGGTAA
- a CDS encoding T9SS type A sorting domain-containing protein, translating to MRLPFNRAFSFKRILWLLCSAGLIGLAYWIFQPSSIPTTSFLSTASRFQEEKKSAAKRYPSEWAWLQRTFPHFNADPTAHIQALQQAQAMHHLAKAPAFAPKWKLAGPTNIGGRVSALAFNPKDSRIVYAGAATGGVFKSVDRGVTWQPVFDEQAVLPIGDIAVDPNNPNVIYVGTGEANGGHNNFPGAGIFKSTDAGATWTLIGLETTTSIGRIVIDPASSNRVYVAAIGSYFGNGADRGVYRSLNAGQSWEKVLFANDSTGAIDLVIDPKNPSTLFAAMWERVRRPTRSRLSGMSSGIYHSTNGGNSWQRLGTSHGLPAPSPSTGRIGLAICATKPENLYALYTNNNTYGGLYRSQDGGKTWTATDPNNLLRTGFGGFSWYFGNVRVNPNDPEQVFVLDVALMGSFDGGKTWPIFYGYGSSQPSLHVDHHALIFDPADPRYIINGNDGGINISQDLGYRWTKVAALPVTQFYHVTIDATRPERLYGGTQDNGTVRTTNGRLDNWNEIYGGDGFYVIVDPVDPNIIYAESQNGGLGKSTDGGNSFRSALTGINSSEPRNWSTPVVMDPNNRHVLYYGTNRVYRTVNGAAFWQPISGDLTGGKPNASYLLGTITTIAVAPSNSAVIYAGTDDSHVWVTADTGKIWTKISQALPYRWVTRVAVDPKNADVAYVTFSGLKWDSPQPHVFRTTDRGKTWQDISSNLPDAPVNVIVVDPAYSNFLYVGTDVGAYHSSNFGQSWSALGEGLPMVSVYDIVLHPQLRRLVAGTHGRSMYTLDLSSLTTIEEQNNFARSSPILAQNYPNPFNPETTIEFTLPAVAPVTLRIYNLNGQLIRTLLNESRPAGRHPVSWDGRDDAGRDVASGVYLYRLHAGQFMQQKTMTLAR from the coding sequence ATGCGCCTGCCTTTCAATCGAGCGTTCAGCTTCAAGAGAATTTTGTGGTTGCTGTGCAGTGCGGGTTTGATTGGATTGGCTTATTGGATATTCCAGCCATCATCGATCCCCACCACAAGTTTTCTTTCAACCGCCAGTCGTTTTCAAGAGGAAAAAAAGTCCGCGGCCAAACGGTATCCTTCCGAATGGGCGTGGCTGCAGCGGACTTTTCCTCATTTCAATGCCGACCCCACCGCGCACATTCAAGCCTTGCAACAAGCGCAGGCCATGCACCATCTGGCCAAAGCCCCGGCTTTCGCACCGAAATGGAAACTCGCCGGGCCGACGAACATCGGCGGGCGAGTTTCGGCCTTGGCTTTCAATCCCAAAGATTCTCGAATCGTTTACGCCGGTGCCGCAACCGGCGGCGTCTTCAAATCCGTTGACCGCGGCGTGACGTGGCAGCCGGTTTTTGATGAGCAAGCCGTGCTGCCGATCGGCGATATTGCCGTTGATCCCAACAATCCCAACGTCATTTATGTTGGCACCGGCGAGGCGAATGGCGGCCACAACAATTTTCCCGGCGCCGGTATTTTCAAATCAACCGATGCCGGCGCCACTTGGACGTTGATTGGATTAGAAACGACAACGTCCATCGGCCGCATCGTCATCGATCCTGCCAGCTCGAATCGCGTTTATGTCGCGGCCATCGGCTCGTATTTCGGCAACGGCGCTGATCGCGGCGTTTATCGCAGCCTGAACGCCGGACAAAGCTGGGAAAAAGTTTTGTTTGCGAATGATTCCACCGGCGCCATCGATCTCGTCATCGATCCGAAAAATCCTTCGACGCTTTTTGCGGCGATGTGGGAACGTGTTCGCCGGCCGACGCGCAGCCGCTTGTCCGGCATGTCGAGTGGAATTTATCACAGCACGAACGGCGGCAACTCGTGGCAGCGTCTGGGCACAAGCCATGGCTTGCCGGCGCCGTCACCATCCACCGGCCGGATCGGTCTGGCGATTTGTGCGACAAAGCCGGAAAATCTTTACGCGCTTTACACGAACAACAACACTTACGGCGGGCTTTATCGCTCGCAAGACGGCGGCAAAACCTGGACGGCAACCGATCCCAACAATTTGCTGCGCACCGGCTTCGGCGGCTTCAGTTGGTATTTCGGCAACGTGCGCGTCAATCCCAATGATCCCGAGCAGGTTTTTGTTTTGGATGTCGCGCTGATGGGTTCGTTCGACGGCGGCAAAACCTGGCCGATTTTTTACGGCTACGGCAGCAGCCAGCCGAGCTTGCACGTCGATCATCACGCGTTGATTTTCGATCCGGCGGATCCCAGATATATTATCAACGGTAACGACGGTGGCATCAACATTTCGCAGGATTTGGGCTATCGCTGGACAAAAGTCGCGGCACTGCCGGTCACGCAGTTTTATCATGTCACCATCGACGCCACAAGGCCGGAACGGCTTTACGGCGGCACGCAGGATAACGGCACGGTGCGCACGACGAACGGCCGGCTGGATAACTGGAACGAGATTTACGGCGGGGATGGTTTTTACGTCATCGTCGATCCGGTTGATCCCAACATTATTTACGCCGAATCTCAAAACGGCGGCCTCGGCAAATCGACGGATGGCGGTAATAGTTTTCGCAGCGCGCTCACTGGCATCAATTCGAGTGAGCCACGAAATTGGTCGACGCCGGTGGTGATGGATCCCAACAACCGCCATGTTTTGTATTACGGCACCAATCGCGTTTATCGCACGGTCAATGGTGCCGCTTTTTGGCAGCCGATCAGCGGCGACCTCACCGGCGGCAAACCCAACGCCTCGTATCTGCTGGGCACGATTACGACGATTGCCGTGGCGCCGAGCAATTCTGCGGTGATTTACGCCGGCACCGATGACAGCCACGTTTGGGTGACGGCCGATACCGGCAAAATCTGGACGAAAATTTCGCAAGCGCTGCCCTATCGTTGGGTGACGCGCGTGGCGGTCGATCCGAAAAATGCCGACGTGGCCTACGTCACGTTCTCGGGCTTGAAATGGGATTCGCCGCAACCGCACGTTTTTCGCACGACGGATAGAGGCAAGACATGGCAGGACATCAGCAGCAATTTGCCGGATGCGCCGGTGAACGTGATTGTCGTCGATCCGGCTTATTCGAATTTTTTGTACGTCGGCACGGATGTCGGCGCGTATCACTCGAGCAACTTTGGGCAAAGCTGGTCGGCGCTCGGCGAGGGCTTGCCGATGGTTTCGGTTTACGATATCGTCCTTCATCCCCAACTGCGCCGGCTCGTGGCCGGCACGCATGGCCGCTCGATGTACACGCTCGACCTTTCAAGTCTCACCACGATTGAAGAACAAAATAACTTCGCCCGGTCGTCACCGATTCTCGCGCAAAATTATCCCAACCCATTCAATCCCGAGACGACAATCGAATTCACTCTGCCTGCTGTTGCGCCGGTCACTTTGCGCATTTACAATTTGAACGGCCAGCTTATCCGCACTCTTCTCAACGAATCCCGCCCGGCCGGACGCCATCCCGTGTCTTGGGATGGCCGCGATGACGCAGGTCGCGACGTCGCCAGCGGCGTCTACTTGTATCGCCTGCACGCCGGACAGTTTATGCAGCAAAAAACGATGACATTGGCGCGATAA